From Eptesicus fuscus isolate TK198812 chromosome 13, DD_ASM_mEF_20220401, whole genome shotgun sequence, the proteins below share one genomic window:
- the LOC103290819 gene encoding olfactory receptor 4S1, whose translation MGTKNNVTEFVLFGLFQSRELQHVCFVVFSLFHVLTILGNLMVIITVNASKTLHAPMYFFLSHLSFADMCYPSATTPKMIADTFVERKTISFNGCMTQLFSAHFFGGTEIFLLTAMAYDRYVAICKPLHYITIMDRRKCGLLAGASWVAGFFHSILQTLLTVQLPFCGPNEIDNFFCDVHPLLKLACADTYVVGLIVMANSGILSLVCFIILIVSYVVILLNLRSRSSEGRRKALSTCGSHIITVILVLVPPMFMYIRPSTTLAADKLVILFNIVMPPLLNPLIYTLRNNEVKNAMRKVFRVKGNSGEK comes from the coding sequence ATGGGCACCAAGAACAACGTGACTGAGTTTGTGTTGTTCGGCCTTTTCCAGAGCAGGGAATTACAGCATGTGTGCTTCGTGGTCTTCTCCCTCTTCCACGTGCTCACTATCCTGGGGAACCTCATGGTCATCATCACCGTCAATGCCAGCAAGACCCTGCATGctcccatgtacttcttcctcagccACTTGTCTTTCGCCGACATGTGCTATCCGTCTGCTACTACGCCCAAGATGATCGCTGACACTTTCGTGGAGCGCAAGACCATCTCCTTCAATGGCTGCATGACCCAGCTCTTTTCTGCCCACTTCTTTGGTGGCACTGAGATCTTCCTCCTCACAGCCATGGCCTATGATCGCTATGTGGCCATCTGTAAGCCCCTGCACTACATAACCATTATGGATCGACGGAAATGTGGTTTGCTGGCAGGGGCCTCCTGGGTGGCTGGCTTCTTCCATTCCATCCTGCAGACCCTCCTCACGGTGCAGCTGCCCTTTTGTGGGCCCAATGAGATTGACAACTTTTTCTGTGATGTTCATCCCCTGCTGAAGCTGGCCTGTGCAGACACCTATGTAGTGGGACTCATTGTGATGGCCAACAGTGGCATTCTGTCTTTAGTGTGCTTCATCATCCTTATTGTGTCCTATGTGGTCATCTTACTAAACCTGAGAAGCCGGTCATCTGAGGGCCGCCGCAAAGCTCTGTCCACATGTGGCTCACACATCATCACTGTTATTTTGGTCCTTGTGCCCCCCATGTTCATGTACATTCGTCCCTCTACCACCCTGGCTGCTGACAAACTTGTCATCCTCTTTAACATTGTCATGCCACCTTTGCTGAATCCTCTGATCTACACCCTGAGGAACAATGAGGTAAAAAATGCCATGAGGAAAGTGTTTAGGGTCAAGGGGAATTCGGGAGAGAAGTGA